One window from the genome of Cucumis melo cultivar AY chromosome 12, USDA_Cmelo_AY_1.0, whole genome shotgun sequence encodes:
- the LOC103482872 gene encoding uncharacterized protein LOC103482872 yields MSTAAAISGLHCEVWQPQDFSEPSCSSSSSSQFQPPEFFIDFYVSSYATHGDEVISTLRYKNFRQRCDVLTQDSFSWSAISSMLSETNVPYHLQPFFIHQISIRARGIATEPINALSRTIPMVVELMLPEDAMEGSGYGSEPQMGIGSGRASRASIQEMERIEIDGVLSDCVICLDEIGSIGCQIDAVRMPCLHVYHLNCIHKWLELSNRCPLCRFQMPLEEE; encoded by the coding sequence ATGTCCACCGCCGCCGCCATCTCCGGCCTCCACTGCGAGGTCTGGCAGCCCCAAGACTTCTCCGAACCTTCCtgttcgtcttcttcttcttctcaattTCAACCCCCTGAATTCTTCATCGATTTTTACGTTTCCTCTTACGCAACTCATGGCGACGAAGTCATCAGCACACTCCGTTACAAGAATTTCCGGCAAAGATGTGATGTTCTAACTCAAGATTCTTTCTCTTGGTCCGCAATTTCCTCTATGCTTTCAGAAACCAATGTCCCTTATCATCTTCAACCTTTTTTCATTCACCAAATTTCCATTAGAGCTCGTGGAATCGCAACCGAACCCATTAACGCTCTCTCCCGAACCATTCCGATGGTCGTCGAGCTGATGCTCCCCGAAGACGCCATGGAAGGTTCCGGTTATGGGTCCGAACCCCAAATGGGAATTGGGTCGGGTCGGGCCAGTAGGGCGTCGATTCAGGAAATGGAGAGAATTGAAATTGATGGGGTTTTGAGTGATTGTGTGATCTGTTTGGATGAGATTGGTTCAATTGGGTGCCAAATTGATGCTGTTCGAATGCCTTGTTTACATGTTTATCATCTAAATTGTATTCATAAATGGCTGGAACTCAGTAATCGTTGCCCATTGTGTCGGTTCCAGATGCCATTGGAAGAAGAATGA
- the LOC103482862 gene encoding probable serine/threonine-protein kinase PBL3 isoform X1: MGNCLEKAGSKVDNSLNSLPNSEDPKAHDRKGHSSASLRAPSLGGNTPSRGLQVHRTEGEILLSPNLKAFTYSELKNATKNFRPDSLIGEGGFGHVYKGWIDEHTLEAVRPGAGMVVAVKKLKPEGFQGHKEWLSEVNYLGQLHHPNLVKLIGFCLDGDSRLLVYEYMSKGSLENHLFRRGARPLSWAIRIKVAIGAARGLTFLHDSEEPVIYRDFKASNILLDSEFNAKLSDFGLAKAGPTGDRTHVSTQVMGTQGYAAPEYIATGRLTAKCDVYSFGVVLLELLSGRRAVDKTKVGVEQNLVEWARPYLADKRKLFRIMDIKLEGQYPQKAAYMTTVLALQCIREAKFRPQMSEVLSALEQLPLVKHADTQRANSPGPKSPLRHKYPSPLNSTTPKASSPLPSK, encoded by the exons atGGGTAATTGCCTCGAAAAAGCTGGTTCTAAGGTCGATAACTCTCTCAACTCCCTCCCTAATTCAG AAGATCCAAAAGCTCATGATAGGAAAGGTCATTCATCTGCTTCTTTGAGAGCTCCATCACTTGGGGGGAATACGCCATCTAGAGGTCTTCAAGTTCATAGAACTGAAGGTGAAATATTGTTGTCTCCAAATCTGAAAGCCTTCACATacagtgagcttaagaatgctacTAAAAACTTCCGCCCTGACAGTCTAATTGGAGAAGGAGGTTTTGGTCATGTTTACAAAGGATGGATTGATGAACATACACTTGAAGCTGTGAGGCCTGGAGCTGGAATGGTTGTTGCGGTGAAGAAGCTTAAGCCTGAAGGTTTTCAAGGACACAAGGAATGGCTG TCTGAAGTAAATTACCTTGGTCAGCTTCATCATCCTAATCTGGTTAAACTAATCGGGTTCTGCCTTGATGGGGATAGCCGACTTTTGGTCTATGAGTATATGTCCAAAGGCAGCCTTGAAAATCATCTTTTTAGAA GGGGTGCACGACCACTTTCTTGGGCAATAAGGATCAAAGTTGCTATAGGTGCTGCTAGAGGACTTACCTTTCTGCATGACTCTGAAGAACCAGTTATCTATCGTGATTTTAAGGCATCAAACATCCTTTTAGATTCT GAATTCAATGCAAAACTTTCAGATTTTGGTTTAGCAAAGGCAGGCCCAACAGGTGATCGGACTCATGTGTCCACTCAAGTTATGGGTACTCAAGGTTATGCTGCTCCAGAATATATTGCCACTG GTAGGTTAACGGCTAAGTGCGATGTGTATAGCTTTGGAGTTGTGCTGCTGGAGCTCCTCTCAGGACGTCGTGCTGTTGATAAAACTAAAGTAGGCGTTGAACAGAATCTTGTGGAATGGGCAAGACCTTACTTGGCTGATAAGCGCAAGTTATTTCGGATAATGGACATTAAGTTGGAGGGCCAATACCCTCAAAAGGCTGCTTACATGACTACGGTCCTTGCATTGCAGTGCATTCGAGAGGCAAAATTCCGACCACAGATGTCTGAAGTTTTATCTGCTCTCGAACAGCTTCCCCTGGTTAAGCATGCTGATACCCAAAGAGCAAACAGTCCAGGGCCAAAGTCCCCACTAAGACATAAGTACCCTTCACCTTTAAATTCAACGACACCAAAAGCGAGTTCTCCACTACCATCCAAATGA
- the LOC103482862 gene encoding probable serine/threonine-protein kinase PBL3 isoform X2: MVVAVKKLKPEGFQGHKEWLSEVNYLGQLHHPNLVKLIGFCLDGDSRLLVYEYMSKGSLENHLFRRGARPLSWAIRIKVAIGAARGLTFLHDSEEPVIYRDFKASNILLDSEFNAKLSDFGLAKAGPTGDRTHVSTQVMGTQGYAAPEYIATGRLTAKCDVYSFGVVLLELLSGRRAVDKTKVGVEQNLVEWARPYLADKRKLFRIMDIKLEGQYPQKAAYMTTVLALQCIREAKFRPQMSEVLSALEQLPLVKHADTQRANSPGPKSPLRHKYPSPLNSTTPKASSPLPSK; this comes from the exons ATGGTTGTTGCGGTGAAGAAGCTTAAGCCTGAAGGTTTTCAAGGACACAAGGAATGGCTG TCTGAAGTAAATTACCTTGGTCAGCTTCATCATCCTAATCTGGTTAAACTAATCGGGTTCTGCCTTGATGGGGATAGCCGACTTTTGGTCTATGAGTATATGTCCAAAGGCAGCCTTGAAAATCATCTTTTTAGAA GGGGTGCACGACCACTTTCTTGGGCAATAAGGATCAAAGTTGCTATAGGTGCTGCTAGAGGACTTACCTTTCTGCATGACTCTGAAGAACCAGTTATCTATCGTGATTTTAAGGCATCAAACATCCTTTTAGATTCT GAATTCAATGCAAAACTTTCAGATTTTGGTTTAGCAAAGGCAGGCCCAACAGGTGATCGGACTCATGTGTCCACTCAAGTTATGGGTACTCAAGGTTATGCTGCTCCAGAATATATTGCCACTG GTAGGTTAACGGCTAAGTGCGATGTGTATAGCTTTGGAGTTGTGCTGCTGGAGCTCCTCTCAGGACGTCGTGCTGTTGATAAAACTAAAGTAGGCGTTGAACAGAATCTTGTGGAATGGGCAAGACCTTACTTGGCTGATAAGCGCAAGTTATTTCGGATAATGGACATTAAGTTGGAGGGCCAATACCCTCAAAAGGCTGCTTACATGACTACGGTCCTTGCATTGCAGTGCATTCGAGAGGCAAAATTCCGACCACAGATGTCTGAAGTTTTATCTGCTCTCGAACAGCTTCCCCTGGTTAAGCATGCTGATACCCAAAGAGCAAACAGTCCAGGGCCAAAGTCCCCACTAAGACATAAGTACCCTTCACCTTTAAATTCAACGACACCAAAAGCGAGTTCTCCACTACCATCCAAATGA
- the LOC103482850 gene encoding transcription factor PRE3-like, which translates to MSGRSRSRQSSGVRISDEQITDLVHKLQQLLPEIRNRHSDKVSAAKVLQETCNYIRSLHREVDDLSERLSELLATSDTAQAAIIRSLLTQ; encoded by the exons ATGTCTGGTAGATCTCGTTCAAGACAGTCAAGTGGTGTAAGAATCAGCGACGAGCAAATCACTGATCTTGTTCACAAATTGCAGCAACTCTTGCCTGAGATTCGTAATCGTCACTCAGACAAG GTTTCAGCAGCAAAGGTTTTGCAAGAGACATGCAATTACATTAGAAGCTTACACAGAGAAGTGGATGATTTGAGTGAGAGGCTCTCGGAGTTGTTGGCCACATCGGACACAGCTCAAGCCGCCATTATTAGAAGCTTGCTCACTCAGTGA